A single genomic interval of Flavobacteriales bacterium harbors:
- the serC gene encoding 3-phosphoserine/phosphohydroxythreonine transaminase has translation MPDNSSSLKIHNYSAGPCILPNEVFQQASQAVLEYKGSGLSILEMSHRSKEMVAMAENAVALVKEVLNVPNGYSVLFLQGGASLQFYMSALNFLTLNGKGGYIDTGVWSSKAIKEAKRLGNIDIVASSKDKNYNYVPKGYAIPTGLDFLHYTTNNTIYGTEFFDIPKTDSILIADMSSDIFSRPVNVADYGLIYAGAQKNLGPAGVTLAIVKDELLGKTGRDIPSMLDYAVHIEGESMYNTPPVYSIYVSMLTLEWLKKNGGIPWMDKRNQEKSDLLYGEIDRNPMFNGTAEKEDRSRMNATFVLNDDSLNDLFSKMLDAAHISGLKGHRSVGGFRASMYNALPLESVQVLVDVMKEFERIHG, from the coding sequence ATGCCAGATAATTCTAGTTCACTCAAAATTCACAACTATAGTGCGGGTCCTTGTATCCTACCAAATGAGGTTTTTCAACAAGCGAGTCAGGCTGTTTTAGAGTATAAGGGAAGCGGACTTTCCATATTGGAAATGTCGCACCGGAGTAAGGAGATGGTTGCGATGGCAGAAAATGCCGTTGCCCTTGTAAAAGAAGTACTGAACGTTCCAAATGGATATTCCGTTCTTTTCTTGCAGGGTGGAGCCAGTCTTCAATTCTATATGAGCGCTTTGAATTTCCTGACCTTAAACGGAAAAGGAGGCTACATTGATACTGGTGTATGGTCTAGCAAGGCAATTAAAGAAGCAAAACGATTAGGAAACATTGATATAGTGGCATCTTCAAAGGATAAGAACTACAATTATGTTCCAAAAGGGTATGCCATTCCTACTGGATTGGACTTTCTTCATTATACCACCAACAATACCATTTACGGTACAGAGTTCTTCGACATACCTAAAACGGATTCCATTTTGATTGCGGATATGTCGTCTGATATTTTCAGTCGACCTGTTAACGTTGCTGATTATGGATTGATTTACGCTGGGGCGCAAAAGAATCTAGGTCCAGCGGGAGTTACGCTTGCAATTGTGAAGGATGAATTACTTGGTAAAACCGGTCGAGACATTCCGTCCATGTTGGATTATGCTGTTCACATTGAAGGAGAAAGCATGTATAATACGCCTCCGGTCTATTCTATTTACGTGTCTATGTTAACATTAGAGTGGTTAAAAAAGAACGGAGGCATTCCATGGATGGATAAGCGAAATCAGGAGAAGTCGGACCTTCTTTATGGAGAAATAGACAGAAATCCGATGTTCAATGGTACAGCTGAAAAAGAAGATCGCTCTAGAATGAATGCCACGTTTGTGTTAAACGATGATTCGCTCAATGACCTGTTCAGTAAAATGTTGGATGCCGCACACATCAGTGGATTGAAAGGTCACAGATCTGTTGGTGGATTTAGGGCAAGCATGTACAACGCTTTGCCTCTGGAAAGTGTTCAGGTGTTGGTAGACGTAATGAAGGAGTTTGAACGAATTCACGGATAA
- a CDS encoding D-2-hydroxyacid dehydrogenase produces MALILANDGIDVSGRELLERAGFEIRTEKVPQDQLADFIRDNQVVGVLVRSATKITELELSCSTSLKVIGRAGVGVDNIDLKSAEANGVAVINTPAASSQSVAELVLAHLFAIARFIHLSNRLMPMQGHTEFNVLKKAFAGGWELQGKTLGIVGFGRIGQALAKMSLGLGMKVIMYDPFVQQCELETDLPNAIQFKMLFKSSTFEELISVADIISFHVPKPKGGPMIGKEAMAAMKYGVVLLNASRGGVIDEEALLDALESGQVGGAGLDVFEDEPSPNQALLDHPRVSVTPHIGASTNEAQTRIGIELAEKVIAAIS; encoded by the coding sequence ATGGCGCTGATCCTAGCAAACGATGGCATAGATGTTTCGGGAAGAGAACTTCTGGAACGGGCAGGATTTGAGATCCGAACAGAAAAAGTTCCGCAAGACCAACTTGCCGATTTCATCCGAGATAATCAGGTTGTGGGTGTATTAGTACGAAGCGCCACTAAGATTACCGAACTAGAATTGTCGTGTTCAACCAGTTTGAAAGTCATCGGTAGAGCTGGTGTTGGAGTAGATAATATCGACTTAAAATCCGCGGAAGCAAATGGTGTCGCGGTAATCAACACTCCGGCAGCATCGTCACAATCAGTGGCTGAATTGGTTTTGGCGCATCTTTTTGCCATTGCACGGTTCATTCATTTATCAAACAGGCTAATGCCAATGCAAGGACATACGGAGTTCAATGTCCTTAAGAAAGCCTTTGCTGGTGGATGGGAATTACAAGGAAAAACCTTGGGGATTGTTGGTTTTGGAAGAATTGGTCAGGCTTTGGCAAAAATGTCTCTTGGCTTAGGCATGAAAGTCATCATGTATGATCCCTTCGTTCAGCAATGTGAGTTAGAGACTGACCTTCCCAATGCCATTCAATTCAAGATGTTATTTAAATCTTCCACCTTCGAAGAATTGATTTCTGTGGCTGATATTATTTCCTTTCATGTTCCGAAGCCTAAGGGTGGTCCGATGATCGGGAAAGAAGCAATGGCTGCAATGAAGTATGGAGTCGTTTTGTTAAATGCCTCTCGAGGTGGGGTAATTGATGAGGAAGCTCTTCTCGATGCATTGGAATCAGGTCAGGTTGGCGGTGCCGGTTTGGATGTGTTTGAAGATGAACCAAGTCCTAATCAAGCGTTGTTAGATCATCCTAGAGTTTCTGTTACACCTCACATCGGGGCTTCTACCAATGAGGCTCAAACAAGAATCGGGATTGAGTTGGCCGAGAAGGTCATCGCGGCAATCTCCTGA
- a CDS encoding DUF5679 domain-containing protein — MAEAYCVKCKAKREMKDSKEVVMKNQRKALKGVCPTCGTGMFKILGKA; from the coding sequence ATGGCTGAAGCTTATTGTGTAAAATGCAAAGCAAAAAGAGAGATGAAAGACTCTAAAGAAGTGGTAATGAAAAATCAACGCAAAGCGTTGAAAGGAGTTTGCCCTACTTGCGGAACAGGAATGTTCAAGATCTTGGGTAAAGCTTAA
- a CDS encoding DUF1015 family protein, with protein sequence MARVRPFRGIHPRPDIAAKVVSRSYDSYSGKQIKDILRSNPESFLNIIRPEVLTGQRFPANSTQLFNQSKEVYQRLFDQGIFQKDGAPSFYVYTQHIGKASFTGIMGCASVEDYDSGVIRIHEQTIASREKILKEYLSVCDINAEPVCFTYPRNGSLELLTEIIRQNPPLLDFEDDEGKKHQLWQVSDPNWTAKFSEKLGLLEHIYIADGHHRSASSVLLAHDKWLQSAQVTGDESWNYFLGIFFPDDQLKIYEYNRIVKDLGNMGVSQFLEELSKDFEVYFKEQIPIKPEQQGHFGMCLGGHWYKLVYRHRRSTEAVSALDVSILSNHILAPLLGIRDLRNDDRISFVPGTKGPQELERLVDSGKFSLAFSLFPVSGQEFYAISDQGKTMPPKSTYVVPKLLSGLLIYSLS encoded by the coding sequence ATGGCACGCGTCAGACCTTTCCGAGGCATTCATCCTCGACCTGATATTGCAGCGAAAGTTGTAAGTCGTTCGTATGATTCGTATAGCGGGAAACAGATCAAAGATATCCTCAGGTCTAACCCAGAGTCGTTCCTCAACATTATTAGGCCAGAGGTGCTCACGGGTCAGCGGTTTCCAGCCAATTCCACTCAACTTTTCAACCAAAGTAAGGAAGTCTACCAGCGTTTATTTGATCAAGGAATTTTTCAGAAAGACGGTGCTCCCAGCTTCTATGTATATACCCAGCATATAGGTAAAGCATCTTTTACAGGAATTATGGGCTGCGCTTCTGTTGAGGATTATGATAGTGGAGTGATACGCATACATGAACAGACGATTGCAAGTCGAGAGAAAATCCTGAAGGAGTATCTCTCCGTTTGCGATATCAATGCCGAGCCAGTTTGCTTCACATATCCCAGAAATGGCAGTTTGGAATTGTTAACTGAGATCATTCGACAGAATCCTCCGCTTCTGGATTTTGAGGATGATGAAGGCAAGAAACATCAGCTATGGCAAGTAAGTGACCCAAATTGGACGGCAAAGTTTTCCGAGAAATTGGGACTGTTGGAACACATCTATATTGCAGATGGTCATCATCGATCAGCTTCTTCCGTGTTGCTTGCGCATGATAAATGGCTTCAGTCTGCTCAAGTGACCGGAGATGAATCTTGGAATTATTTCTTGGGCATTTTTTTTCCAGACGATCAGCTCAAGATCTATGAGTACAACCGCATTGTAAAAGATCTGGGGAACATGGGTGTTTCACAATTCTTGGAAGAGCTATCTAAAGATTTTGAAGTTTACTTCAAGGAGCAGATACCTATAAAGCCAGAGCAACAAGGGCACTTCGGAATGTGTCTTGGAGGACACTGGTATAAGTTGGTGTACAGGCATCGCAGAAGTACAGAAGCAGTGTCCGCGTTGGATGTAAGCATTCTTTCCAATCATATTTTGGCGCCACTGCTAGGTATCCGCGATCTTCGAAATGATGACCGCATCAGTTTTGTACCTGGAACTAAAGGTCCTCAGGAGTTGGAGCGACTTGTTGATTCAGGCAAATTCAGTTTGGCGTTTTCTTTATTTCCGGTTTCGGGTCAAGAATTCTATGCCATTTCAGACCAGGGTAAGACCATGCCGCCTAAAAGCACCTACGTGGTCCCAAAACTATTGAGCGGCCTATTGATCTACAGTCTTTCTTGA